In a genomic window of Tissierella sp. Yu-01:
- the fliR gene encoding flagellar biosynthetic protein FliR — MEFQVYKYILILIRITAFIVICPAISFKGLPNTFKVGLSSVLSLFVYFALPEIEVIDNLVVLGMLSMREAFFGLAMGYVTNLIFAAMEIAGQLVDFQSGFSMAQTFDPNIGINAAHYGRFYYWIGICVFFLLDMHHKVISTLIRSFEYVPLGEITFQGLTVEAILGIFSRIFELAVNLAAPIIIVVLVIDVVLGVISRTIPQINVLMLGMPIKAAASFLAVLMSLSWLLNKMGSIIGLIPEYLVGMMNLF; from the coding sequence ATGGAATTTCAAGTATATAAATATATATTAATTTTAATCCGTATTACAGCATTTATTGTAATTTGTCCAGCAATTTCATTTAAAGGACTTCCAAATACATTTAAGGTTGGCTTATCATCTGTCCTATCCTTATTTGTTTATTTTGCACTACCTGAAATTGAAGTTATAGACAATCTAGTGGTTTTAGGAATGTTATCAATGAGAGAGGCATTTTTCGGATTAGCAATGGGATATGTTACTAATTTGATTTTTGCAGCTATGGAGATTGCAGGGCAATTAGTAGACTTTCAGTCTGGTTTTTCAATGGCGCAGACTTTTGATCCAAATATAGGTATAAATGCAGCTCACTATGGTAGATTTTATTATTGGATAGGGATTTGTGTGTTCTTTTTGCTAGATATGCATCATAAGGTAATTAGCACATTGATAAGGTCTTTTGAATATGTTCCACTTGGAGAGATTACATTTCAAGGTCTAACTGTTGAGGCAATACTAGGTATATTTTCTAGGATATTTGAATTAGCTGTAAATTTAGCAGCACCTATAATAATAGTTGTTTTAGTAATAGATGTGGTATTAGGGGTTATATCCAGAACCATACCACAAATAAATGTTTTGATGTTGGGTATGCCAATTAAAGCAGCTGCAAGCTTTTTAGCAGTTTTGATGAGTTTGAGTTGGCTTTTAAACAAAATGGGAAGTATTATTGGACTTATTCCTGAGTATCTAGTAGGAATGATGAATTTATTTTAA
- the fliQ gene encoding flagellar biosynthesis protein FliQ — translation MTQVMVLDILRSGFLTIIKVSMPILLTSLVVGLLISILQAVTQVQEQTLSFVPKLLSVMLALILFGNFMLNTLVEFAEDLVMLIGNIT, via the coding sequence TTGACTCAGGTAATGGTATTGGATATTTTAAGAAGTGGGTTTTTAACTATAATCAAGGTTTCGATGCCGATTTTGTTAACTTCATTAGTTGTAGGTTTACTAATTAGTATATTACAAGCAGTGACCCAAGTACAGGAACAAACTCTAAGTTTTGTACCTAAACTATTGTCTGTAATGCTGGCTTTGATTTTATTTGGAAATTTTATGTTAAACACCCTTGTTGAATTTGCTGAAGACCTTGTAATGCTAATTGGCAATATAACATAG